The following are encoded together in the Nocardioides sp. Arc9.136 genome:
- a CDS encoding ATP-binding cassette domain-containing protein — protein sequence MIHARGLVQTFHTGRGKERKAVQAVDGVDLDVAEGEVVGFLGPNGAGKTTTLRMLTTLLRPTAGTATVAGYDVATQPVQVRRSIGYCSQVGSTFSGAYAGDEVVDHGMLYGMSRKDAVAKGQELFDRLQLDGLWRRMPKNMSGGQKRRLDIVMGLIHSPSLVFLDEPTTGLDPQARANLWEHIAGLRTEQGATVFLTTHYLDEADALADRIVIIDRGRIVASDTSDSLKAQVAGDLVDLEVNADEQVPVARDKLASLAPDVVVDGRHVRGRVSRAGRAVPGLLRDLEASGVTLDSIEVARPTLDDVFLTLTGRSLRDAEATAEATEPAADVPDETQTVASTSGVAR from the coding sequence ATGATCCATGCACGGGGACTGGTGCAGACCTTCCACACCGGTCGGGGGAAGGAGAGGAAGGCCGTCCAGGCCGTCGACGGCGTCGACCTCGACGTCGCGGAGGGCGAGGTGGTGGGCTTCCTCGGCCCCAACGGCGCCGGCAAGACCACCACGCTGCGGATGCTGACCACGCTGCTGCGGCCGACGGCCGGCACCGCGACGGTCGCGGGGTACGACGTGGCGACGCAGCCGGTGCAGGTGCGCCGCAGCATCGGCTACTGCAGCCAGGTCGGCTCGACCTTCTCCGGGGCCTACGCCGGGGACGAGGTCGTCGACCACGGGATGCTCTACGGGATGTCGCGCAAGGACGCGGTCGCGAAGGGCCAGGAGCTCTTCGACCGGCTGCAGCTCGACGGGCTGTGGCGCCGGATGCCCAAGAACATGTCGGGCGGGCAGAAGCGCCGGCTCGACATCGTCATGGGGCTCATCCACTCCCCGTCGCTGGTCTTCCTCGACGAGCCGACCACCGGCCTGGACCCCCAGGCGCGGGCGAACCTGTGGGAGCACATCGCGGGCCTGCGCACCGAGCAGGGCGCGACGGTCTTCCTGACCACCCACTACCTCGACGAGGCCGACGCCCTGGCCGACCGGATCGTGATCATCGACCGGGGCCGGATCGTCGCCAGCGACACCAGCGACAGCCTCAAGGCGCAGGTGGCCGGCGACCTGGTGGACCTGGAGGTCAACGCCGACGAGCAGGTGCCGGTCGCCCGGGACAAGCTGGCGTCGCTGGCGCCGGACGTCGTCGTGGACGGACGCCACGTCCGCGGCCGGGTCTCGCGCGCCGGCCGGGCCGTGCCGGGGCTGCTGCGCGACCTGGAGGCCTCCGGGGTCACCCTCGACTCCATCGAGGTGGCCCGGCCGACCCTCGACGACGTGTTCCTCACCCTGACCGGCCGGTCGCTGCGGGACGCCGAGGCCACGGCCGAGGCGACCGAGCCGGCCGCCGACGTACCCGACGAGACCCAGACCGTCGCCAGCACCTCCGGAGTCGCCCGATGA
- a CDS encoding ABC transporter permease has translation MTTFLRETSIVFNRQLRMNLRNPAWVIIGMLQPVLYLLLFGPLLEPVIGQLGVNQYTWFVPGMLVQLGIFGAFFAGFSLIGEWREGVIEAERVTPASRSALLMGRLARDLLQLLVQALILVALGLVMGMEWNPGGILLGIVLTILLGGACAAASNAFALTVKSEDVMAPVINLVMMPVLLLSGILLPMSFGAAWLDTLADFMPIRHVVDAVRGAFFGEFDASVMGWGVGWTVLLFGLAVWWGTAVFRRENA, from the coding sequence ATGACCACCTTCCTGCGCGAGACGTCGATCGTCTTCAACCGTCAGCTGCGGATGAACCTTCGCAACCCGGCCTGGGTGATCATCGGGATGCTGCAGCCGGTGCTCTACCTGCTGCTGTTCGGGCCGCTGCTCGAGCCGGTGATCGGCCAGCTGGGCGTCAACCAGTACACCTGGTTCGTCCCCGGGATGCTCGTCCAGCTCGGCATCTTCGGCGCGTTCTTCGCCGGCTTCAGCCTGATCGGGGAGTGGCGCGAGGGCGTGATCGAGGCCGAGCGGGTGACGCCGGCGAGCCGGTCGGCGCTGCTGATGGGCCGGCTGGCCCGCGACCTCCTCCAGCTGCTGGTCCAGGCGCTGATCCTCGTCGCCCTCGGCCTCGTCATGGGGATGGAGTGGAACCCCGGCGGCATCCTGCTGGGCATCGTGCTCACGATCCTGCTCGGCGGCGCCTGCGCCGCGGCGTCGAACGCGTTCGCGCTGACGGTCAAGAGCGAGGACGTCATGGCGCCGGTCATCAACCTGGTGATGATGCCGGTGCTGCTGCTCTCGGGGATCCTGCTGCCGATGAGCTTCGGCGCCGCCTGGCTCGACACGCTGGCCGACTTCATGCCGATCCGCCACGTCGTCGACGCGGTGCGCGGGGCGTTCTTCGGTGAGTTCGACGCCTCGGTGATGGGCTGGGGCGTGGGCTGGACGGTGCTGCTCTTCGGCCTCGCCGTCTGGTGGGGCACCGCGGTGTTCCGGCGCGAGAACGCCTGA